The sequence below is a genomic window from Frondihabitans sp. PAMC 28766.
TCTGAGGTGAGGGAGAAAACGATCGGTCCCGAGATGCGCCGCGACCTTCCACTGCAGGTCGATCATTGAGTTGTGGCATGGAAGATCGGGTGCAGTCCTCACCCACATCGCCCGCTGTGGAGATCGTTGTCGACTCGCCTACTCCGTGGGAGGCCGTGAAAACGGTGCGGTCGCAGAAGGAGGGGCGATCCCGCAGGGAGGGTCATCTTCGTCAAGGCGAGGAAATGACCCCAGCGTTCACCCAACCAGGCGACTACTCGCTGGCGATCTCACGAGCCCGCGCCCGCTCCCGACGAGAGGGAGCCGAGGTAGCTCAGTGGTGCAGGTAGGCGAGGGTGTGTTCGTCACACAGCGGCCACGGGAATGTGTCCCCGTCGTCAAGGGTGACGTATTCGGGGGCGGGGAAGGATGCGCGTCCGCCGCAACCGTCAACCGTGCATTGGTCGACCATCGGCCACCGGCGCCCGTCGACCCCTAGTTCTTCCTCACGACGAACGTTGACGATGGTGCCGGTCTCCCCGTCGATAGCCGTCAGGGCAAGGGACGAGTCACTGGTCGTGGTGACGGGTGTGGTGCGGGGAGGACGGTTGTCACGGCAGCGCAAGGACATGCCCCCATTTTTCCACCTTTACCTGCACGGCCTGTCACCGCCCGTCGCCGCGAAGGAAACCCACCACCCGTGGTCCCTGCCATCCGCAGCCTCTTCTCGCGTCCACCCCAGTTATTCGACCCCCGGAAGTGGTGATTCCAGACGCGGGGTGCTGAGTACCTCGAGCGGGGGTGTGGGGGATCGTTGGTTCGGCGGAGTAGCTTCCAGGGGGTGCGGCAGGGGGCTGCACAGGACGGGACGCCTCATGCTTTTAGTCGGTAAGACCATCATCGTGACCGGCGGGAATTCCGGGATTGGCGAGGCGATCGTGATCGCTGCCGCTCGGGAGGGCGCGAACATTGTGATCGACTATGTCGCACACCCGGAGGCGACGACGTCTCTGATCGAGCGGATCGAGAAGGAGGGCGGTAAGGCCGTTGGCGTTGACGCGGATGTCAGCAAGGCCGAGGGCCTGCACCGGATGGTGCAGACGGCGGTCGACTCGTTCGGCCGACTCGACGTGATCGTGAACAACGCCGGAATCGAGACCCGAACGGGGATCCTTGACACGACCGAGGAGGACTTCGAGAAGGTCATGGCGGTCAACCTGAAGAGCGCGTTCTTCGGCACCCAGTTCGCAGCGAAGCAGTTCATCGCCCAGAAGACAGCCGGGCTCGTGATCAACATCTCCAGCGTGCACGAGGACTGGCCGATGCCCGGCAACATCGCGTACTGCGTCTCCAAGGGCGGCACGCGGATGTTGACCCGGACCGCGGGCGTGGAACTCGGGCCGCACGGCATCCGCGTCGTCAACGTCGCACCCGGCGCGGTGGACACTCCGATCAACACCTCGACCACGTCGGATCCTGCGAAGTTGAAGCAGCTCGATGCGGCGATCCCGGTGGGTCGTCTTGCGGAGCCGGATGACATTGCGGAGATGGTGGTGTTTTTGGCGTCGGGGAAGTCGTCGTACATGACCGCGACGACGGTGTTCATCGATGGCGGCATCATGCAGGGCAGCGTCGGCCTGTAATCCGTCCGGCCCGGACGGTAAAGCAGGCCAGGCTAAAGCGCCCGGGTCGGGGCGGGCCCGCTCCGTGGGTGGTGTCTGCCTGTGGGGAGGGAGGTGCCCATGGTGGAGTGGTACCTCGGGTCGTGGAACAGTTTCGTGGTGAGGACTTCGGTGTGGCGGGCGAGGGAGAACAGGGCGGCGGCGGTGGCTGCGCCGAGGAGGGGCCCGAGGACGTAGATCCAGTAGCGGCCTAGGTTTCGCGCGATGAGTGCCGGGCCGAGGCTGCGGGCCGGGTTCATGCTGGTTCCGGTCACGGGTGCAAGCTGCCAGACCAACACCGTGATGAGTAGCCAGAGGAGCAGGGGTGTGAACCGTGCGGTGCGGTGGTGGCTGGTCATGAAGAAGATTGCCAGCAGCAGGCAGGCGGTCATCCCGGCCTCCACGGCGACAGCGAGAACATCAGGGACACCCGCCGCGGGTGTGGTGAGCCCGTCGGAGACGCTGACTGCTTGGTTCCGCCACAGTGCGTGGGCGGCGAGGGTGCCGGCGATCGCGCCGGCGAACTGGGACACGAGGTAGCCGAGAAGATCATGCCAGTGGACTTTTCGTTGCGTCCAGAAGGCCAGGGTGACGACCGGGTTCAGGTGTGCGCCGGAGCGCCGCCCGAGCGGGCTGATCGCTATGAGGCTACCGGTCCCGGCGAAGATCAGCCCGGTCAGCAGCAGCCTCTCTGATATCGGCAGGGCCCGTATGGGTGAGGCGGAGCCGAAGTCGAAGCAGATGGCTGAGACACCGACGAACAAGACGATGGCGGTGCCGAGAAGTTCGCAGAGCCACTCAACAGGGTGAAGACCCGATTGCGGTACCGTCGCACCGGTCCTCGGCGATGTCGAGGCGTGTGGTGTCGTCACGTCGTGGTTGCACCTCGGGCGGTGTCATGGCGGGGGTCGTGTGCGCTGGCGGGCTTGGCGTCGTCGTGGGGGTGTGTCTGTCCGGCGAGGCGTCTGCGGCGGTTGCCGCGGGAGTGGTCAAGGGCCGCTTCGATGGCGTCCGCCGCGCGGACGAGGGCGAGGTGCGAGAGGGCTTGGGGGGTGTTGCCGACGTGGTGCCCGGTTGCGACTTCGATCTCTTCGGAGAGCATGCCGACGTCGTTGCGGTAGCCGACCAGGCGATCCATCAAAGCGGTCGCATCGTCGAGGCGCCCACTGCTGGCGTACTGCTCGGCGAGCCAAAACGAGCAGGTCAGGAACGGGTTCTCGGTGCCGGTGAGGCCATCGATTCCCGACTCTGTGCGGTACCGCACGAGCAGGCCGTCTTGCAGGAGGTCTTTCTCGATGGCCTTGACGGTGCCGAGCATTCGCGGGTCGCGGGCGTCGACGTAGCCGACCTGTGAGAGCTGCAAGAGTGACGCGTCGACTTCTTTGGACCCGTACGACTGCGTG
It includes:
- a CDS encoding glucose 1-dehydrogenase, translated to MLLVGKTIIVTGGNSGIGEAIVIAAAREGANIVIDYVAHPEATTSLIERIEKEGGKAVGVDADVSKAEGLHRMVQTAVDSFGRLDVIVNNAGIETRTGILDTTEEDFEKVMAVNLKSAFFGTQFAAKQFIAQKTAGLVINISSVHEDWPMPGNIAYCVSKGGTRMLTRTAGVELGPHGIRVVNVAPGAVDTPINTSTTSDPAKLKQLDAAIPVGRLAEPDDIAEMVVFLASGKSSYMTATTVFIDGGIMQGSVGL
- a CDS encoding MIP/aquaporin family protein, giving the protein MFVGVSAICFDFGSASPIRALPISERLLLTGLIFAGTGSLIAISPLGRRSGAHLNPVVTLAFWTQRKVHWHDLLGYLVSQFAGAIAGTLAAHALWRNQAVSVSDGLTTPAAGVPDVLAVAVEAGMTACLLLAIFFMTSHHRTARFTPLLLWLLITVLVWQLAPVTGTSMNPARSLGPALIARNLGRYWIYVLGPLLGAATAAALFSLARHTEVLTTKLFHDPRYHSTMGTSLPTGRHHPRSGPAPTRAL